From Mytilus edulis chromosome 8, xbMytEdul2.2, whole genome shotgun sequence, one genomic window encodes:
- the LOC139484083 gene encoding uncharacterized protein produces MVISNRIWAFVICILCETYGQQFTPGCSFYNGKCIYNVQLGSVESCQGVNINPEPEVRDLSGACTCNDVTKASVDLNNLQTRVDKLQKSMTDFKNQLKNVSPKTSSFQGQPDGENQKYLDILDKLHSKEDILNRTNEEVTRILQTASTEIKGLREKLKNTTGELATCQVSMGVTQTSQKASVADFTTFYCSFQQTDLCRFTQDRDDNTDWTRQSSSISSQSGPKTDHSYGNGYGYYMALKTINTPKSSAGKTISRITSPTFKPASNYCLRFWYTMFGKDVDTLNVYAKVNGGRGYPIYTRTGNVDPYWHFAQIDIGPEYTKSSFQITFEGSYHAYKVHRYTNSHYTYIYYNDDGNIAIDDFYIYNTTCNSLPAVPADSLLRRVGNETTYYTFHKTPATWYDAQVTCRKANPRSSLAAIQSASEQLFLVNFINSNLELTIAGQNGFYLNGNDVDSENNFKWTNTGYPEIVNYTNFHQGQPNNVGNIQDCLLMEYPADNYKWGDVSCTEKHPFICETMMP; encoded by the exons ATGGTAATATCAAATCGAATTTGGGCATTTGTTATTTGTATTCTATGTGAAACTTATGGACAACAATTTACTCCAGGATGCAGTTTTTATAACGGAAAATGTATCTATAATGTGCAACTTGGAAGCGTAGAAAGTTGTCAAGGAGTCAACATTAATCCAGAACCTGAAGTTCGGGATCTTAGTGGGGCATGTACGTGTAATGACGTCACTAAGGCATCAGTTGACCTAAACAATCTTCAAACTCGTGTTGACAAACTACAAAAATCTATGACAGATTTCAAAAACCAGCTGAAAAACGTTTCGCCAAAGACAAGTTCCTTCCAAGGTCAGCCAGATGGCGAGAATCAGAAATATCTAGACATATTAGATAAACTACATAGTAAGGAAGACATTTTGAATAGAACCAATGAAGAAGTGACTAGAATATTACAAACTGCATCAACAGAAATTAAAGGCTTGCGAGAAAAGCTGAAAAATACAACCGGCGAATTGGCGACATGTCAGGTGTCTATGGGTGTGACGCAGACATCTCAGAAAg cATCTGTGGCGGATTTCACAACGTTTTACTGCAGTTTCCAGCAGACTGACCTCTGTAGATTTACACAAGACCGTGACGACAACACTGATTGGACTCGACAGTCGTCATCAATTTCGTCACAATCTGGTCCAAAGACGGATCACTCATATGGAAATGGATATG GTTATTATATGGCATTGAAGACCATCAACACTCCTAAGTCCAGTGCTGGTAAAACGATAAGTCGTATAACGTCTCCAACATTCAAACCAGCATCAAACTATTGTCTTCGTTTCTGGTATACTATGTTTGGAAAAGATGTTGATACTCTTAATGTATATGCAAAG GTAAATGGAGGAAGAGGTTATCCAATATACACACGTACTGGAAATGTTGATCCCTATTGGCATTTTGCCCAAATTGATATTGGACCTGAATATACGAAATCTTCTTTTCAG ATAACATTCGAGGGCTCGTACCATGCATATAAAGTACACCGTTATACCAATTCCCATTATacctatatttattataatgatgaTGGTAATATCGCAATAGATGATTTTTACATCTATAATACCACCTGTAACA GTCTTCCAGCTGTTCCTGCAGATTCTTTGTTACGCAGAGTGGGTAATGAAACAACATATTATACCTTCCATAAAACACCTGCTACCTGGTATGATGCACAGGTAACATGTAGGAAGGCAAATCCCCGTTCAAGTCTGGCTGCCATACAAAGTGCTTCAGAACAATTATTCCTCGTAAATTTTATCAACTCTAACTTGG AATTGACTATTGCTGGCCAGAATGGGTTTTACCTAAATGGAAACGATGTGGATTctgaaaataatttcaaatggACAAATACCGGATATCCGGAAATTGTTAATTATACCAACTTCCATCAAGGTCAACCTAACAATGTTGGAAATATCCAAGACTGTCTTCTGATGGAATATCCTGCAGATAATTATAAATGGGGAGACGTGTCCTGTACAGAGAAGCACCCATTTATCTGTGAAACAATGATGCCTTGA
- the LOC139485536 gene encoding uncharacterized protein, producing MLGCKIWMYTFMVLPMIQNGKTQCNLKNGQCTYDMKIGHQGQCDSVTSTSIHGSGGHITGSCTCDDISRLSTKMNTMKNTESNLKQLMIELNQYINNATTELSATDSKLQNENQKGNRLNNTLNSMESQLNQTKDHLNSVLKSATSELTGLRQKLATNTRDLTMCQTALGTPVSTNAAIHQDFTTFYCGFQSTDLCHFSQDHHDDTNWDRRHTEESQTGPKRDHTYGNNYGYYMALRATSPVHSSTGRTTSRLISPTFNPAPNYCVRFWYTMYGKDVKTLNVYAQVHGGLGYPVFTHTGNVDNQWHMAEISLNKEYTADMFQVVFEATHDAYHIHRYSGGQYHYENHNQYGNIAVDDVYVYNTTCQNVPKYPAGAFVRTIGSQTSYYTFHGTAATWYDAVETCKRENIHSNLATVVDPAEQNYLVKLIQSDVSLTAAGQHGFFINGNDYDSENRYEWTASGYPESLNYTNWHVGQPNNVGDNQDCLLMQYPESNYEWGDVSCSEKHSFICETML from the exons ATGTTAGGTTGTAAAATTTGGATGTACACTTTTATGGTTTTGCCAATGATTCAAAATGGAAAAACACAGTGTAATTTAAAAAATGGACAGTGCACTTATGATATGAAGATAGGACATCAAGGGCAATGTGATTCTGTAACATCAACCTCCATACATGGGTCTGGTGGCCACATTACCGGGTCTTGTACTTGCGATGATATTTCAAGATTATCCACTAAAATGAACACGATGAAAAACACTGAAAGTAACCTAAAACAACTAATGATTGAATTGAACCAATATATAAATAATGCTACAACTGAATTAAGTGCAACCGATTCTAAACtccaaaatgaaaatcaaaagggtAACAGGCTGAACAATACTTTAAATTCGATGGAGTCTCAACTTAATCAAACAAAGGATCACCTAAACtctgttttaaaaagtgcaacctCAGAACTAACAGGTCTACGACAGAAGCTTGCCACTAATACTAGAGATTTAACCATGTGTCAGACAGCACTGGGAACACCAGTTTCAACAAACgcag CTATACACCAAGATTTTACCACGTTTTATTGTGGATTCCAGTCAACTGATCTTTGTCATTTCTCACAAGACCATCACGACGATACGAACTGGGACCGGCGTCACACGGAAGAAAGTCAAACAGGACCTAAACGGGATCATACCTACGGCAATAATTATG gttACTATATGGCTCTGCGAGCTACATCACCAGTACATTCAAGTACGGGTAGAACAACATCAAGACTAATATCGCCAACCTTCAACCCAGCTCCAAACTACTGTGTTCGATTCTGGTACACAATGTATGGAAAAGATGTCAAAACACTCAACGTTTATGCACAG gtTCATGGAGGTTTGGGATACCCTGTATTTACACATACTGGTAATGTTGACAATCAGTGGCACATGGCAGAGATTTCCCTTAACAAAGAATACACAGCTGACATGTTTCAG GTAGTATTTGAGGCAACACATGATGCATACCACATACACAGATACAGCGGTGGACAATATCATTATGAAAACCATAACCAGTATGGAAATATTGCTGTTGATGATGTATATGTTTATAATACAACATGCCAAA ATGTACCTAAATATCCAGCAGGAGCATTTGTACGTACGATAGGCAGCCAAACATCATACTATACATTCCATGGTACTGCAGCAACTTGGTATGATGCTGTAGAGACATGTAAGAGAGAAAACATCCATTCCAACTTGGCTACTGTAGTAGATCCTGCTGAACAAAATTATTTGGTTAAACTTATTCAGTCAGATGTCA GTTTAACAGCTGCAGGACAACATGGATTTTTCATTAATGGAAACGATTATGATTCTGAAAACAGATACGAATGGACTGCTTCCGGCTACCCTGAATCTTTGAATTACACAAATTGGCACGTAGGACAACCAAACAATGTGGGAGATAACCAGGACTGTTTACTGATGCAGTATCCAGAGAGTAATTATGAATGGGGTGACGTCTCATGTTCCGAAAAACATTCATTCATTTGCGAGACAATGTTGTAA
- the LOC139485538 gene encoding zinc finger CCHC domain-containing protein 10-like, protein MTSFTFRPPSFRKSQPSADEYKCQKCLEKGHFTFECTGKRKYVHRPSRTKEMIKKMKKDEELEKEMKLKELMKQNPEKKQRKKKKKRSSSTSSESSSSSSSSSSSSSSDSDTSSSSSSDSDSDSSSSSSSSSSSSDSSSDESVKKHSKKKKRRKSS, encoded by the exons ATGACTTCTTTCACGTTTCGACCACCGTCATTTCGTAAAAG CCAACCCAGTGCAGATgaatataaatgtcaaaaatgttTAGAGAAGGGCCATTTTACATTTGAATGTACTGGGAAAAGAAAGTATGTACACCGTCCATCCAGaacaaaagaaatgattaaaaaaatgaaaaaagatgaaGAATTGGAAAAAGAGATGAAATT GAAAGAATTGATGAAACAAAATCcagaaaagaaacaaagaaaaaagaaaaagaaaag GTCAAGTAGTACAAGTTCTGAGTCTTCGTCATCTTCTTCATCATCCTCATCAAGCTCAAG ttcaGACAGTGATACTAGTTCTTCCTCATCCTCAGACAGTGATTCAGACAgttcatcatcatcgtcatcttcATCGTCTTCATCAGATTCTAGTAGTGATGAAAGTGTCAAGAAACACAGCAAAAAGAAGAAGAGGAGAAAATCAAGCTGA